In the genome of Ensifer adhaerens, one region contains:
- a CDS encoding 3-hydroxybutyrate dehydrogenase, which produces MEAAFPEKTDETQMQRNTAMNMKDKVCIVTGSAGGIGYAIAKRYVAEGARVVIADLKADAAEKAASELKALGPGDAFAVEMDVTSEEAVNAGVAATIEKWGRVDVLVSNAGIQIVNKIEDFAFSDWKKMLAIHLDGAFLTTKACMPHMKAQKGGAIIYMGSVHSKEASPLKSAYVTAKHGLLGLARVVAKEGGKFGVRANVICPGFVRTPLVEKQIPEQAKELGISEEEVVSKVMLGQTVDAEFTTVEDIAEVAYFFAGFETNALTGQSIVASHGWYME; this is translated from the coding sequence ATGGAAGCCGCTTTTCCCGAAAAGACAGACGAAACACAGATGCAAAGGAACACAGCCATGAACATGAAGGACAAGGTCTGCATCGTCACCGGTTCGGCAGGCGGCATCGGTTATGCCATTGCCAAGCGTTATGTGGCCGAAGGCGCCAGGGTCGTCATCGCTGACCTGAAGGCTGACGCGGCCGAAAAGGCGGCCTCCGAACTCAAGGCGCTGGGTCCCGGCGATGCCTTTGCCGTCGAAATGGACGTGACAAGCGAAGAGGCCGTCAACGCCGGTGTTGCTGCGACGATCGAAAAATGGGGTCGCGTCGACGTGCTCGTCTCGAACGCCGGCATCCAGATCGTCAACAAGATCGAGGACTTTGCCTTCTCGGACTGGAAAAAGATGCTGGCCATCCATCTCGACGGTGCGTTTCTCACCACCAAGGCCTGCATGCCGCACATGAAGGCGCAGAAGGGTGGCGCGATCATCTACATGGGGTCGGTCCATTCCAAGGAGGCCTCGCCGCTGAAATCGGCCTATGTCACGGCCAAGCACGGACTGCTCGGTCTTGCGCGTGTGGTCGCCAAGGAAGGCGGCAAATTCGGTGTCCGCGCCAATGTCATCTGCCCCGGTTTCGTCCGCACCCCGCTGGTTGAGAAACAAATTCCGGAACAAGCCAAGGAGTTGGGGATTTCGGAGGAGGAAGTGGTGTCGAAGGTCATGCTTGGGCAGACCGTCGATGCGGAATTCACGACCGTCGAGGATATCGCTGAAGTCGCCTATTTCTTCGCCGGCTTTGAGACCAATGCACTGACCGGGCAATCCATCGTTGCCAGCCACGGCTGGTACATGGAGTAA
- a CDS encoding NTE family protein: protein MSMLSDKKIIVFQGGGALGAYQAGAYEALHEAGIRPEWIAGISIGAINSAIIAGSPEDKRVENLRRFWELVTSGPRTIPIGEEPLLRRFFNEFSASWAATFGVNGFYKPRLPNPISFLSGMAPVAFYDTSPLIETLDSLIDFDLINQGPTRLSVGAVEIESANFRYFDSAQLKNRGGIDARHIAASGALPPGFPPVEIEGRHYWDGGLVSNTPLQWIMDRRDHREDICVFQVDLFSASGRMPRDMLEAAAREKEIRFSSRTRLNTQIAREQEKMRKALKRVMAKLPQELGNDPDVQYLLGEQDGGGTTVVHLIYQRRGYETSTMDYEFSRITMEDHWRAGYDDVKETLACGQWVNRRIPEDGFKTIDRRRIANGK, encoded by the coding sequence ATGTCCATGCTTTCAGATAAGAAGATCATTGTTTTTCAGGGTGGTGGCGCATTGGGCGCCTATCAGGCCGGTGCCTATGAGGCTCTTCACGAGGCCGGCATTCGACCTGAATGGATTGCCGGCATATCCATCGGCGCGATCAATTCGGCCATCATTGCCGGCAGTCCCGAAGACAAGCGGGTCGAGAACCTTCGGCGGTTCTGGGAACTGGTGACGTCAGGGCCGCGCACGATCCCGATCGGCGAGGAGCCGTTGCTGCGGCGCTTCTTCAACGAGTTCTCGGCGTCCTGGGCCGCGACCTTCGGCGTGAACGGCTTTTACAAGCCGCGCCTGCCCAATCCCATCAGCTTCCTGAGCGGCATGGCACCCGTCGCCTTCTATGACACGTCGCCTCTCATCGAGACGCTGGACAGCCTGATCGACTTCGACCTGATCAATCAGGGGCCGACGCGCTTGAGCGTGGGCGCGGTCGAGATCGAGAGCGCCAACTTCCGCTATTTCGACAGTGCCCAGCTCAAGAACCGCGGGGGCATAGATGCCCGGCATATCGCCGCCTCTGGCGCATTGCCCCCCGGTTTCCCACCGGTGGAAATCGAGGGCAGACACTATTGGGATGGCGGCCTCGTTTCCAACACGCCGCTGCAATGGATCATGGACCGCCGCGATCACAGGGAAGACATCTGCGTCTTCCAGGTCGATCTGTTCAGCGCTTCCGGCCGCATGCCGCGTGACATGCTGGAAGCGGCTGCCCGCGAAAAGGAAATCCGCTTCTCCAGCCGTACCCGTCTGAACACGCAGATCGCGCGCGAACAGGAGAAGATGCGCAAGGCACTGAAGCGCGTCATGGCGAAATTGCCGCAGGAACTCGGCAATGATCCCGACGTTCAATACCTCCTCGGCGAGCAGGATGGGGGTGGGACCACGGTTGTCCACCTCATCTACCAGCGGCGCGGATATGAGACCAGCACGATGGATTACGAATTCTCCCGCATCACCATGGAAGACCATTGGCGCGCCGGCTACGACGATGTGAAGGAAACGCTGGCCTGTGGCCAGTGGGTCAACCGCCGCATCCCCGAAGACGGCTTCAAGACCATCGACCGCCGACGCATCGCGAACGGCAAATGA
- a CDS encoding AsmA-like C-terminal region, with protein MRTRALDKLQHIRSTLRSVLTWRIAVLAAVVLVVFMGGQRLLGTLFVSSGMVRQQIHEAVLRQTGLEFIVRGETSVSFWPSPVITLENVDVVQKGPGAADTVFHADAITGRFDVVSALTGSPQFGAITLRRPVFRVARTAAGSFIWQSSSTSKARARTALDDLHLGRIKLVDGTLEFRQQDAFVVRFEDVAGSLEFSSLSRSLSFDLSAEAADKSLTFSGSLADPQSLISGDNSGLSFKLNSDALSASFSGTANIGEQSFISGSLDASAPDVGAAANWVGLSYPVLDKLKVEDLKASLASEGMKFTLSDLKLQLTGNQATGVLSAGWTKRGSPPFFSGTLAFDSFDAGAFLTAFVPAADNLREMPIKFDTSFLHDFQVDLRMSANKAAFGALSITDMAAGVRIVEGHASFAIASGQIASGNISAEMSVDEDHERGPLCKFQVQARNVDLGAGQSILGLTGPWPEATGNLEVDLHARLPLSPSAQAETSGSIKVRGGAGKLAGFDPAVFRELASQKRFFDLSLAAATPLSFDSFDIAAVIDNGIAELNTASFKSSSGNLDLTGVIPYKNNSIAVSGTLGAASGVNSPATRFFAGGAWPNILISPFSAVISGQ; from the coding sequence ATGCGCACGCGAGCCCTTGATAAGTTGCAGCACATCCGGTCCACGCTGCGTTCCGTCCTCACCTGGCGAATTGCGGTCCTGGCTGCCGTCGTGCTGGTCGTTTTCATGGGGGGGCAGAGGCTTCTCGGGACGCTCTTCGTTTCGAGTGGAATGGTGCGCCAGCAGATTCACGAGGCGGTACTGCGGCAGACTGGCCTTGAATTCATCGTGAGGGGCGAGACGTCCGTTTCCTTCTGGCCGTCGCCCGTCATCACGCTGGAGAATGTCGATGTGGTCCAGAAGGGACCGGGTGCCGCCGACACGGTGTTTCACGCCGACGCCATTACGGGGCGCTTCGACGTCGTATCGGCTCTGACAGGAAGCCCGCAGTTCGGCGCCATAACATTGAGGCGCCCTGTCTTCCGCGTTGCCCGGACCGCCGCCGGGTCCTTCATCTGGCAGTCGTCTTCTACCAGCAAGGCGCGCGCGCGCACGGCTCTGGATGACCTCCACCTGGGCCGCATCAAGCTTGTGGACGGCACGTTGGAATTTCGCCAGCAGGATGCGTTCGTGGTGCGGTTCGAGGATGTCGCGGGCTCTCTCGAATTCTCAAGCCTCTCCCGGTCGCTGTCCTTCGACCTGAGCGCGGAAGCAGCGGACAAATCACTGACATTTTCAGGCTCGCTTGCGGACCCGCAAAGTCTGATCTCGGGCGACAATTCCGGTCTGTCCTTCAAGCTGAATTCGGATGCGCTGAGTGCGAGCTTCTCGGGCACGGCCAATATTGGCGAGCAGAGCTTCATCTCCGGCTCGCTTGATGCGTCTGCGCCCGACGTCGGCGCGGCGGCCAACTGGGTGGGATTGAGCTATCCGGTTCTGGACAAATTGAAAGTCGAGGATCTGAAGGCGTCCCTGGCTTCGGAGGGCATGAAGTTCACGCTTTCCGATCTCAAGCTCCAATTGACTGGCAACCAAGCGACCGGCGTGCTCTCGGCAGGCTGGACCAAACGCGGCTCGCCGCCGTTTTTCTCCGGAACGCTGGCCTTCGACAGTTTCGATGCGGGCGCGTTTCTCACGGCGTTCGTCCCGGCCGCCGACAATCTGCGCGAAATGCCCATCAAATTCGATACCTCCTTCCTGCATGATTTTCAGGTCGATCTACGGATGTCGGCCAACAAGGCCGCCTTTGGCGCGCTGTCGATCACGGACATGGCGGCAGGGGTGCGCATCGTCGAGGGTCACGCGTCCTTTGCCATTGCTTCCGGCCAGATCGCCAGCGGCAATATCTCGGCTGAAATGTCCGTCGATGAGGATCATGAACGTGGACCGCTCTGCAAGTTCCAGGTTCAGGCGCGCAATGTGGACCTCGGTGCAGGACAGAGCATCCTGGGGCTGACCGGTCCATGGCCGGAAGCCACCGGAAATCTTGAGGTGGATCTGCATGCGCGGCTGCCGCTTTCACCGTCAGCGCAAGCAGAAACCAGCGGTTCGATCAAGGTTCGCGGCGGCGCCGGCAAGCTGGCCGGTTTCGATCCTGCCGTTTTCCGCGAGCTTGCCTCGCAAAAGCGTTTCTTCGATCTCTCGCTCGCCGCCGCCACCCCCCTGAGTTTCGACAGTTTCGACATCGCCGCCGTCATCGACAACGGGATCGCCGAATTGAACACCGCAAGTTTCAAGAGTTCTTCCGGAAATCTCGATCTGACAGGTGTCATTCCCTACAAGAACAACAGTATCGCCGTCTCAGGAACGCTGGGAGCCGCTTCCGGCGTCAACTCGCCAGCCACCCGCTTCTTCGCCGGCGGCGCGTGGCCGAATATCCTGATTTCGCCGTTCTCGGCGGTCATTTCAGGTCAATAA
- a CDS encoding acetoacetyl-CoA synthetase: protein MTTEHPLWQPSPAQVEASPMTAFMRFCEARAGSSFADYDSFHLWSITERGPFWDAVWDYCGIVGEKGATALSDTGHMLEARFFPEAKLNFAENLLKEKGGSDALVFRGEDKVSYRWTWDELHQTVSRLQQAIAAMGIGAGDRVAAMMPNMPETYALMLAVTSLGAIWSSCSPDFGEQGVLDRFGQIGPKLFIACDAYWYNGKKQDVADKVRTVSAKLNVPVLIVHYAGDADALASSLADGRTFAQFIEPFAPKPVEFTRMPFSHPVYILFSSGTTGVPKCIVHSAGGTLIQHLKEHAFHCGLKKGDKLFYFTTCGWMMWNWLASGLAIGATLCLFDGSPFYPDGNVLFDFAQDEKFAVFGTSAKYIDAVRKGGLVPKNTHDLSSLRLLTSTGSPLSPEGFDFVYEGIKPDVHLASISGGTDIVSCFVLGNPVKAVWEGEIQGPGLGMAVDVWNDDGKPVKGEKGELVCTKAFPCMPVMFWNDESGAKYKAAYFERFDNIWCHGDFAEWTAHGGLVIHGRSDATLNPGGVRIGTAEIYNQVEQLPEVIEAICIGQDWDDDVRVILFVRTAEGVAFDEELIKKIKTKIRTGASPRHVPAKVIQVADIPRTKSGKIVELAVREVVHGRPVKNKEALANPEALELFAGLDELKS from the coding sequence ATGACGACCGAACATCCGCTCTGGCAACCGTCTCCCGCGCAGGTCGAAGCAAGCCCGATGACGGCGTTCATGCGCTTCTGCGAGGCCCGTGCCGGATCATCTTTCGCGGATTATGACAGTTTCCACCTCTGGTCGATCACCGAACGCGGACCGTTCTGGGATGCGGTTTGGGATTATTGCGGCATTGTGGGCGAAAAGGGTGCGACAGCGCTTTCCGATACGGGCCACATGCTGGAGGCCCGCTTCTTCCCCGAAGCCAAGCTGAACTTTGCCGAGAACCTGTTGAAGGAGAAGGGCGGCAGCGACGCCCTCGTCTTCCGTGGAGAAGACAAGGTCTCCTATCGCTGGACGTGGGACGAGCTGCACCAGACGGTTTCGCGTCTGCAGCAGGCGATCGCCGCCATGGGCATTGGCGCAGGCGACCGGGTCGCCGCGATGATGCCGAACATGCCGGAAACCTATGCGCTGATGCTGGCCGTTACCTCGCTCGGCGCCATCTGGTCGTCCTGCTCGCCGGACTTCGGCGAACAGGGCGTGCTCGACCGGTTCGGCCAGATCGGGCCCAAACTCTTCATCGCCTGCGACGCCTATTGGTATAACGGCAAGAAGCAGGATGTGGCCGACAAGGTTCGCACGGTTTCGGCTAAGCTGAATGTTCCGGTTCTCATCGTTCACTATGCCGGCGATGCCGATGCGCTGGCCTCTTCGCTTGCAGATGGCCGCACCTTCGCGCAGTTCATCGAACCATTCGCCCCCAAGCCGGTCGAGTTCACCCGGATGCCTTTCTCGCATCCCGTCTACATTCTCTTCTCCTCCGGCACGACGGGCGTTCCGAAATGCATCGTGCATTCGGCCGGCGGGACGCTGATCCAGCATCTGAAGGAACACGCCTTTCATTGCGGGTTGAAGAAGGGCGACAAGCTTTTCTATTTCACCACCTGCGGCTGGATGATGTGGAACTGGCTTGCTTCCGGTCTCGCCATCGGCGCGACGCTCTGCCTGTTCGATGGCTCGCCCTTTTATCCCGATGGCAATGTGCTCTTCGATTTTGCGCAGGATGAGAAGTTTGCGGTCTTCGGCACGTCGGCGAAATATATCGACGCGGTGCGCAAGGGCGGTCTCGTTCCGAAGAACACGCACGACCTCTCGAGCCTGCGTCTGCTGACATCGACGGGCTCGCCGCTGTCGCCCGAAGGCTTCGATTTCGTCTATGAAGGGATCAAGCCCGACGTGCATCTCGCCTCTATCTCCGGCGGCACGGATATTGTCTCCTGCTTCGTGCTGGGCAATCCGGTCAAGGCCGTCTGGGAAGGCGAGATCCAGGGACCGGGTCTCGGCATGGCCGTCGATGTCTGGAACGATGACGGCAAGCCGGTGAAGGGCGAAAAGGGCGAACTGGTCTGCACAAAGGCCTTCCCCTGCATGCCGGTCATGTTCTGGAACGACGAGAGCGGGGCCAAATACAAGGCCGCCTATTTCGAGCGCTTCGACAATATCTGGTGCCATGGCGACTTCGCCGAATGGACCGCGCATGGCGGCCTCGTCATCCACGGCCGCTCGGATGCGACGCTCAATCCTGGCGGCGTGCGCATCGGAACGGCGGAGATCTACAATCAGGTCGAGCAGCTTCCCGAGGTCATCGAGGCGATCTGCATCGGGCAGGATTGGGACGATGACGTGCGCGTCATTCTCTTTGTCCGCACCGCGGAAGGTGTCGCCTTCGACGAAGAGCTGATCAAGAAGATCAAGACCAAGATCCGCACAGGCGCCTCCCCGCGCCACGTCCCCGCCAAGGTCATCCAGGTCGCCGACATTCCGCGCACCAAGTCCGGCAAGATCGTTGAACTGGCCGTTCGCGAAGTCGTGCATGGCCGGCCGGTCAAGAACAAGGAGGCGCTGGCCAACCCGGAAGCGCTGGAGCTGTTTGCCGGGCTGGACGAGCTGAAGAGCTGA
- a CDS encoding Predicted ABC-type ATPase: MSAPHRIILAGPNGSGKSSIYTRLSPLGEFVNADVIEAGLPESLPSSVKKIRAGKLAVARLNELIRSKADFVFETTLSGRHALRLMTSAKAVGYHVGLIFVALDSAERNVKRVEFRVRLGGHDIPVADILRRYDAAFRNLPAAISIADESIVIDNSSEEPRLLFTVNSGEIDEPRLQESASRMIGNSTFRLKLYRLVKEGIAGKLR, encoded by the coding sequence ATGTCCGCTCCTCACCGCATCATTCTGGCAGGCCCAAACGGCTCCGGCAAATCTTCCATTTACACGCGATTGTCGCCCTTGGGCGAGTTCGTCAATGCAGACGTAATAGAGGCCGGCTTACCTGAGAGTCTGCCGTCTTCAGTGAAGAAAATCCGCGCCGGCAAGCTGGCTGTGGCTCGGTTGAATGAACTGATCCGCTCGAAGGCGGATTTCGTGTTCGAAACGACATTAAGCGGCCGACATGCGTTGCGTCTTATGACCTCTGCCAAGGCTGTAGGCTATCATGTAGGCCTGATCTTTGTTGCGCTCGACTCGGCTGAACGAAACGTCAAGCGCGTTGAGTTCCGCGTGAGGCTTGGTGGACATGACATTCCAGTCGCGGACATTCTGCGTCGTTATGATGCGGCTTTCAGGAACCTGCCCGCCGCGATCAGTATTGCCGATGAGAGCATTGTCATCGACAATTCGAGCGAGGAGCCGCGTTTGCTCTTTACAGTGAATTCTGGCGAAATTGACGAACCGAGACTGCAAGAATCGGCATCCCGCATGATTGGCAACAGCACTTTTCGTTTGAAGCTGTACCGTCTCGTCAAGGAAGGCATTGCCGGAAAATTGAGGTAA